A single Zonotrichia albicollis isolate bZonAlb1 chromosome 28, bZonAlb1.hap1, whole genome shotgun sequence DNA region contains:
- the LOC102063147 gene encoding green-sensitive opsin, which produces MNGTEGINFYVPMSNKTGVVRSPFEYPQYYLAEPWKYRLVCCYIFFLISTGFPINFLTLLVTFKHKKLRQPLNYILVNLAVADLCMACFGFTVTFYTAWNGYFVFGPIGCAVEGFFATLGGQVALWSLVVLAIERYIVICKPMGNFRFSASHAMMGIAFTWVMAISCAAPPLFGWSRYIPEGMQCSCGPDYYTHNPDFHNESYVLYMFVIHFIIPVVIIFFSYGRLVCKVREAAAQQQESATTQKAEKEVTRMVILMVLGFMLAWTPYAVVAFWIFTNKGADFTATLMAVPAFFSKSSSLYNPIIYVLMNKQFRNCMITTICCGKNPFGDEETSSTVSQSKTEVSSVSSSQVSPA; this is translated from the exons ATGAACGGGACGGAGGGGATCAATTTTTACGTGCCTATGTCCAACAAGACCGGGGTGGTGCGGAGCCCCTTCGAGTACCCGCAGTACTACCTGGCCGAGCCCTGGAAATACCGCCTCGTGTGCTGCTACATCTTCTTCCTCATCTCCACCGGCTTCCCCATCAACTTCCTCACCCTCCTGGTCACCTTCAAGCACAAGAAGCTCCGGCAGCCCCTCAACTACATCCTGGTCAACCTGGCGGTGGCTGACCTGTGCATGGCCTGCTTTGGTTTCACCGTCACCTTCTACACCGCCTGGAACGGCTACTTCGTGTTCGGCCCCATTGGCTGTGCCGTGGAGGGATTCTTTGCCACGCTGGGAG gccAGGTCGCCCTGTGGTCGCTGGTTGTCCTGGCCATCGAGCGCTACATCGTCATCTGCAAGCCCATGGGCAACTTCCGCTTCTCCGCCAGCCACGCCATGATGGGCATCGCCTTCACCTGGGTCATGGCCATTTCCTGCGCCGCCCCGCCGCTCTTCGGCTGGTCCAG GTACATCCCGGAGGGGATGCAGTGCTCCTGTGGGCCCGACTACTACACCCACAACCCCGACTTCCACAACGAGTCCTACGTGCTCTACATGTTCGTCATCCACTTCATCATCCCCGTCGTCATCATCTTCTTCTCCTACGGGCGCCTCGTTTGCAAAGTCCGCGAG gcagctgcccagcagcaggaatcaGCCACGACCCAGAAGGCGGAGAAGGAGGTGACACGGATGGTGATCCTGATGGTGCTGGGCTTCATGCTGGCCTGGACGCCCTACGCCGTGGTGGCGTTCTGGATCTTCACCAACAAGGGCGCCGACTTCACGGCCACGCTGATGGCAGTGCCTGCCTTCTTCTCCAAGAGCTCCTCCCTCTACAACCCCATCATCTACGTGCTCATGAACAAACAG TTCCGTAACTGCATGATCACCACAATCTGCTGCGGCAAGAACCCCTTTGGGGATGAAGAGACCTCCTCCACCGTATCCCAGAGCAAGACCGAGGTCTCCTCCGTCTCCTCCAGCCAAGTATCACCTGCATAG